aaacattacataaacataaattaaaaagtacataaatttaaattctaaatttctaaaatGAAGACAACTAAATCAAACTCGTGACTGATGGTGGCTGCATCGCTGGATCGTCAAGGAATGATAAGTCTAAAGCCGATACATGCGCCGTGAGATCGTATCGGAGCCGATGATGTACGTTCTCGTCCATTATCTCCCGGTTTGCTTTCAGGTTATAAACTCTTGGCACCGGTGGATCCATAATATGAACCGGTGATATCGCTAGCCCGTTGTCTTTGATGATCATGTTGTATAGTATAGTACACGCAGCGACGACTTTTTTGATCTTCTCCTTTGTCCATAGCCTGAGGGGACGGTCCAAGATCTTCCATTTTCCCTTGAGAACACCAAACTCTCGCtcaacatcctttcttgcagcctcttgtagtcttttaaatttcttttcatcTTGTTCCACTAGATGAGGATAAGCTTTAACAAACGCAGCCCACCTAGGATAGATTCCATCGGTAAGGTAGTAATCGCGATTGTAATCATGTCCATTTACGCTAAATGAACTGTCTGGCGTGGATCCATTACGCTCGTTTTGAAACAACGGCGACTGCTGCAAAACATTGACATCGTTGTTCGATCCAGCGGGACCGAAAAACGAATGCCAAATCCAAGTCATAAGAAGCAACACATTCAATCATAATAGTAGGTACCTTGTGATcacctgtaacaccccaagattttaaggtaaaagaaattaacctcttttcatagttttgacattaaattaatttcctagtattttatttttggatatggggttaatttagttggaactttagcggatagcgggtaaataCCCACATTTGGAgagatgggtcgtggcatcttcAGGAAGTGCCAGCCAACCCCTTTTGATTATGACTCATGCTTCCACCTTATTTCTTTCTTCCCCCATCATTTTTTTCATGCAATTCCTCtctttcttttcaaaatcaagctAAAATCCTTCAATTCAAGGACAAGAAcattcataataatcatcaccatcatataatcttcattcaagaaattgaaaagctagagtttgtgggttttgtgtggtggtggccgaaaatttcaaagaagaaaaagggCAAAAAGGATTttcaatttaagtcttgaattagcTCCTTGAATCTTaaggtattgaattc
The sequence above is drawn from the Erigeron canadensis isolate Cc75 unplaced genomic scaffold, C_canadensis_v1 Conyza_canadensis_unscaffolded:163, whole genome shotgun sequence genome and encodes:
- the LOC122584249 gene encoding uncharacterized protein LOC122584249, encoding MTWIWHSFFGPAGSNNDVNVLQQSPLFQNERNGSTPDSSFSVNGHDYNRDYYLTDGIYPRWAAFVKAYPHLVEQDEKKFKRLQEAARKDVEREFGVLKGKWKILDRPLRLWTKEKIKKVVAACTILYNMIIKDNGLAISPVHIMDPPVPRVYNLKANREIMDENVHHRLRYDLTAHVSALDLSFLDDPAMQPPSVTSLI